One segment of Scyliorhinus torazame isolate Kashiwa2021f chromosome 14, sScyTor2.1, whole genome shotgun sequence DNA contains the following:
- the LOC140389870 gene encoding ADP-ribosylation factor-like protein 14, protein MGLLTSKESKMKQARILMLGLDAAGKSTLLYKLKFGNTEFLTASTVGFNVEMLESSKRVALTVWDVGGQHQMRQFWPYYFQDTDGLVFVVDSADQGRMEDSRREFERMLKSECLKGIPVVVMANKQDLIDAMSAEEITKRLHMKRWCSDRDWYVQPCCARTGEGLPAATKIITSYVKKKMNCKDEASRSDLQENRL, encoded by the coding sequence ATGGGTTTGCTGACCTCAAAAGAATCTAAAATGAAACAAGCTCGCATATTGATGCTGGGCCTGGACGCAGCAGGTAAATCCACTTTGCTGTACAAGCTTAAATTCGGCAACACTGAATTTCTCACAGCGTCGACTGTCGGCTTCAACGTGGAAATGCTGGAGAGCAGCAAAAGGGTCGCGTTGACAGTTTGGGATGTGGGGGGACAGCACCAGATGCGGCAGTTCTGGCCATACTACTTTCAGGACACGGATGGACTTGTTTTTGTGGTGGACAGTGCGGATCAGGGGAGGATGGAAGACTCCAGGAGGGAATTTGAACGGATGCTGAAAAGCGAGTGTTTGAAAGGGATCCCCGTGGTGGTAATGGCAAACAAGCAAGATCTAATCGACGCGATGTCTGCAGAGGAAATCACCAAACGGTTGCACATGAAGAGATGGTGCTCTGATCGAGACTGGTATGTGCAGCCCTGCTGTGCAAGAACGGGCGAAGGCTTACCTGCAGCCACTAAAATAATAACCTCGTACGTCAAAAAGAAAATGAACTGTAAAGATGAAGCATCACGCAGTGATTTGCAAGAGAACAGATTGTGA